The Lineus longissimus chromosome 8, tnLinLong1.2, whole genome shotgun sequence region GtctacatattttttttaatccTGAAACCTTTTAATTGCAATAATTTTAGGAAACATCAGCTGGcccatggtcatgatcatcattaggCTTTAATGAACTCATTTTTTAACGTAGCGGTGCACAGGGAATATTTAAGTGCAAGCAATATATGTAATCAAAGTTAAAATTGCTTTCCATCAATTTGACCAGGCGTACAGACTGATTTGCTTGTTCTTAAACTCCTGTCACTAACCTGTGTCCACTAATCCCATAGACACACCCTGGAATGCGATGGTGATGATAAGTAGATAAAGTCTGGTGCACCATGGGAGAATTGCCGTGCCGATCGCCATCAGCAACAGAAACATGCTCATGAGGAACGACTTGTTCATCATGTCAATCAGAAGTCCGCCGATCACTGAGCCAATCAAATAGCCCGTGGATCGACCAATGAAAATGCGTGATATGTCCTCTGTGTCGGTGTTTGTACGTTCTTGAAGATCGAGGAGCGTTGGTCCTGGGAGAGCCATGCAAAGGCCCTGAAATTGAGACAACTGTTTGATAAATTATGAAGACAGAAAACCTGGTCAATGGCCAGTAAGAGACAAGTTGATTTACAATCTATATGACTTGACTATATAGTAGTCTCAATATCGGACCCCATTTTCTTTCTGTAATACACGAAATCCATAAGGTGGAATTGGGTAATATTAGCcctggtttatttgtagcccctgcattgtttgatgtatggagatatcaatcaatatcataggcaggggctacaattaaaccggggctacaaataccccattcaaCCTTATACACAAATCACCAACAGACTTGGAATTTGGACTTTATTTAGGTACACtgttcatttatcatgtttatgggaGTCTGATATATGCGAGGTTTACCGTAACAAAAGCGCTgcacaaacaagtgatttgaATCGCTGCAATCTGCAATTATTATATGAACGCTTCTTTTCAGAGTGCTTAAGATGAAGACCATCCTCCAGTCAATGGCATACTCACCAGACCACAGAAAGCAAGGAAAAGCAGCATCGTCGTCCAAATTCGATAGCATTTACTGCTGCCAAACTCGCCTCCTTTGTGGACATGATTCGGCAGCAGATGTGCCTGGTCAAAGATGACATCGTCTTCTTCATCTTCGATGGTCATAACAGGATCTGTCGGCACGTTGTCAGTCTTATTACTGCGGCGATACGCGCGGTGGTCGAACAGgacgtcttcttcttcttcatctgttgGCGCCATCATGGTTGATGAAACTGCGCTATCCttatctgaaaatagaaagtTATAAAAAAATCAAGAGATGCAGATAGTTGAGATAGATGCAGCCGTTTGTGCCAAGCCTCAAGGGCAATAATTTTAAAATGGGGGAATAAGCAATCAGTTGATTTATTCATTGTGGTCGTTCAGGATCGGATGCGTTTTAAATGACTGAGTGTGATTTTCGATACATGAggagtaacttgagagtaagtCGCTTGGTGTCGGCCTATTAAAGTCACTAAAAAATTCACGTTTCGAAAATCGGGCCGGCAAAGATTTGGCACTTGGTATTTGAACACTTACATCATGTAGGATATCAACTCACTGAGTCTGTGTAGTGTGACTCACTGACTCACTGTtgatttgaagaagaagaagtaggaATCATGTGAGCACGATTCATTCACTGCAGACACCCACAAAACACAAAGATCATACCTGATGTTAAATTTTCCTGAATCCTTGAACATTAAGAAATCTTTTCTGATAACTCTGATAAATATCTTATGCCTGCTGACATTATAAATCGCTATTTTATCACGAAAAAAGAAATATCAGACACACAGATTAGTTTATTTTGGCACTGATAGACGGCGTTGTTGACGCACATATTTTGCACGGTGCTGCCGCCTATGCCAGCACAATTGAAACAGTTTCAAACTGGTCACCCTCGACGTCCTCCGTTGTACATTTTCGTGTACATTGTGGATGCAGCTAAATGTTGCCACCCAAGTAGCCAAGGTTGGCCGAGTGTTTTGCTGCTCCCGACTAATTTTTCCCTGATAAAAGTCTCATTTATCACGCCTTGCAAGTTAGATCATGGCTTAAAGGTAGATatttaaaatattgaaaactCCACCGGCATTTAGAACCGAAATTTTAGATTATTGCATTTTTGGCTCGACCATGAATATGATAATTATGTGGACTTTCCTGAATCCTGTTGTGTTTCCCTCCATTTTCTTTGAACGGATACTGTGTATCACTGCACTCAGCACTGTATTTAGCGTACATACTCGATGTACACACACATACAGTTGTCTGGATCTGGATCTGGTTGATAATCGACAAACCTCCAGTTGGAGTATGACGTCGATGAGTGAGTGCGCTCACTCATGATCATGGGCCTTTGTCATGATCATGGgcctttgaatttgaatacaaCCCTGAATAAtgcaaaaaatacatttttttggttGGCCTATGGCAATACCGATTACCGTACCTGACGAAGTCACTGGTCTAGACCTACGCCATATTTTTTATACTGTCGTAAGACTCGTACGGGACCAGGGAACATGGTGATGGTCACGTACGGCCAGGGTCCAGGCAGGCCCTGGAAGTTGAGTGGGAGCGGTAGGCATTGGTACTCATGGTAGGTAGGTGTGGACGCTGTGCCTGTGGACAATGCAGAAGTAGAAATTTGTGGGTTAGATCAAAGATTTTCTCGGTTCCGTTAATACCATAATTTGGGTTTTGGTTACATTCTGACATGTCGTTGATGATCAAGAAAGAACGACACAACAACATCATGGGCAAGGCGCAGCTGTCGCCCGTGTCGGGTCAGCTGTCAATGTCAGGTCAGAGCTGGCCATTCTAGCCAATCGTCCATATACCATTGGCATTGCAAATGATTGGTCGACAGTTGGAGATGGTCAAAGCCAAGGCACTGCGGCGCGAGGAGGGACATGACAAAACATGGTTTGCAAGAATACCTACGGTCATTGTGAAATCGCCCTTGTACTTCCACAGGCGACTAGAGTTAACCATGACGTTAACCatgaaaatctttcaaattACATGTTTGAATAATCTTTTATTTCATGGTAACCTCCAGTTGCCTGTGGAAAGAGTGATCACTAAGAGGCATACTGACGTTTTTTCAACAGAATAGAACATAGAAGTGCCTGGGTGCTGGACCTGGACAAAAAGACCTAGTGGAGGGCCCTAAGACCTAAGTAATAATGCATGTAGTACTGTAGGTTGAGGCTGGTGGACCAGCTCTGTTTCCTCTTcatgttattcatgttattgAGGTCGCACAACAAGGACGCATGTGTCAATTTAGTCTGACATCATGTTGATTAAGATGATCATATTTATTTTTCCCCTCCCAATCATCAACAATTGATGAAATAGAAGGCAGTCGACAGTCCGAAAGAAATTTCGTTTTTAATGCCAATAAACGTCACATTGAACTGAAAATGCCACCATATGTCTTTGTTTGCTTTCTATCTTCTTCTGCAGAGTGCTCTGCGCGCAGGTCTCCCAGTGCTCAGTCCCAGTGTCAAACAAGGATTTGACTCTGTCTCAAGTGTCGGAACGAAAATGGAAGCAATACCTATTGTCTAGTCTCCTTCCAACTTCTATCAGTTCCTATTGCTATCTCTGATCATTAAAACGCTGTTCTTAATCTTATACATTGTAATCATAACAATTCTATGAAATCCCCCCAAaaagttgacatctgttcaaaaATTAAGAGAGCAGACGCCAAAACAAAGAAGACATTTTTTTAATGGTCCCAAAATTGTTTTCTATCATCATTCACATTCTGTCAGATTTAGATAGTCCCTATTTTGATTAGATAGTCCCTATTTTATTTCAGTCTTCCTCTGACACTTGGAGCCCTGAACGCATGAAACATGTCTGATCATGAAGATGTCGTGCCGGCAAAGAAAAGCCGAATGTCAACAACGAATACGGATAGTCGGGATGCATCCGGAGATGAAGAGGATCTCGTCAGCGTTGCGAGTACAAATATTTCACTAGATAGCTCGAGAAGCGATACTCCAACTCAGCTGGGCCGGCGCAGAGGAAAAGCTAAGGGAAAATACAAGCGATGTAAACTGCAGTACAAGTGTACAAACTATTTGAAGGAGGATCATGGGCAACCAATCTTCGGTGTTCAAGTTAACTACAACACGAAGGACGGTGATCCAAAGTTGTTTGCCACCGTTGGTAGTAATCGCGTCACGATCTATGAGTGTCATGATGGCGGCCGCGTTAAATTGCTGCAGGCGTACATGGACCCCGATCCAGAGGAGAGCTTCTATTGCTGTGCCTGGACTTATGATGACGTAACGTATGAGCCCTTGCTTGCTGTTGCTGGTGCGCGTGGTATTGTGCGAATATTGAGTACGACGACCATGCAGGGCATACAACATTTTGTCGGCCATGGCAACGCCATCAATGAGATCAAAGTCCACCCGAGGGATGCTAATCTCATCCTCTCTGTTAGTAAGGATCATGCGCTGAGGTTGTGGAACCTAAAAAATGATCAGTGTGTCGCATTCTTTGGAGGAGTTGATGGACACCGCGCCGAAGTCCTGAGTGCCGATTTTAACATCGATGGGACTAAAATTGTGTCTTGCGCCATGGATCATTCACTGAAAATCTGGAACATCAGCAAACCTCAGGTCCAGGATGCCATTAAAGCCTCCTACGCTTTTGATAAGTCGTCAAAGGACCCGTTTCCTGTCGCCGGCGTCCATTTTCCTGATTTCTCAACGCGAGATATCCATAGGAATTACGTCGATTGCACTCGCTGGCTTGGCAAGTTCATTTTGTCCAAGTCGTGTGAGAATCGTATCGTTTGTTGGAAGCCAGGTACCATGCACCAAAAGGAGGTGCGTCCAACGGACAACACCGTCACGATCCTTCATCAGTTCAATTACAAAGAATGCGAGATCTGGTTCATGCGCTTCTCGCTTGATTACCACCAGAAGATTCTGGCCCTTGGCAATCAAGTTGGCCGTCTATACGTCTGGGATTTGGATGTTGACGATCCGACAACAGCTCGCGTCACCACGTTGGGTCATCCAAAGTGTATTACAGCAATTCGTCAGACCCATCTCAGTCGTGACGGAGACCTTCTCATTGCTGTGGCTGACGATGGTTCAATTTGGCGTTGGGATAGAATTAAGTGAACTGCTGGAGGGTTGTGCcaattacaatgtacaatatAAATACACTGCCAGTGATTTAGAAACAACACTATCACAACACTGCCATAGATTTAGACAGACGCTTCATTTATTTTACTGTACATGCTActtattcgttctctgtgttATTGCCTGCAGATAATCGTGAATTATGTGCCGAGTAAGGAATTTGGTTGACGATGTGTTGTCTTTGTCCTAAGGTTCTATTTTTACAAGCAGAAGTTCGAAGTTGTTGGTTGTGAAAAATACAACATTTGGGCTAAAGCATCATGAATCAAGCTAATGAACCTATTTGAATGAGTTGTCTTCTTTCAACGAGCAAAAACATGTGCAGTAGtcttagaacctctctattaaggacaccctcggggctgACAAATGGTGTCCATATTAGCGAGGTGACTTGATTAGAGGGGTCAAATTtattggaaacaaccaatttgggatcaaagcTATTATCCTAAAgagagaggttttccttaattatagaggtgtccgctaagggaggttccactgtacatgtaatgtcaatTGACTTGGTAAAGGATGATAGCAGGACTTCCGTTTGAGACCTTACTGAAAGCAGTGGCCTGTACTTCCTTTCCCTCATGTAGTTGTAGGTTGTCAAAACTTGACATGAATCATAAATTTGAGGAATAGAAAATCATTAGATTTTATCACAACTTACGAATTATGATAGTTATTTTGCTAAACGCTGTATTTGCTCAGGCTTTTGTACTTTTCTCAGTTCTTTTCAACTATTTTTGTTATGTGTGTATTTGACTTGTAATAAATTGCATATATTCAAACTTTTTGTTGTTCATTTGTTAATAATATACACAACGCTGGGCTAGTACCAGCACCGTTTCATCACTGGCATTCAGTTTCAGATCATCCATTGATGAGTTGTTCATCCTCTAGACAATTTGTCttcaaaatccaaaaacttCACAGCTCCAGTCTTGGCAACAAATAGTCCTTGGAAAGACCACGTGCATTAAGTGGCAAATTGTCCTTGGAGTGCACAACCAAGACTATGAACAAAGTGTCCTTGGGATGTATGTCCCTACCATGCAGATTGTTCCAGGCATGCATACAATTGACACTGGGGATAAATTGTCCTTTGAATGGATAACCTACGTTGAGGCCATGAGAACAGCCTCTATAAAGGGTAAAATTGTTTTGCTTGGAATGGACGGCCTGTATTGGTGACAAATTGAATGTACATCCTACATCTAAGAGCTAAGTGTCCATGACATGTACAACCTACAATCTGGAGAGAGGTTGTCCTGGACGTATATTTGCACTGGCGACAAATGGAACTTAAAATGTACAACCTATGTGCCGGGACAAAATGTTACCCGTCACGCCaaatcccgccttggaggagaaatactTCCTGGAGAAAATCGCCTCCAAGGTCAGAGTGAGGGCTGAAGAAGAAATTGAGCCAAACAACTGTAGACTTGACAGATGACCATGGATGGACAACCGACCTGGATTGAACAGCACTTCCTGGATATTTCTCCAAATAATCACATCAGGTTTCCTATGTTCTTGGTTGGTTTCAACCTTTGCAGTCCATGCTTCTTGCATGGTCTTGTTCGCTCCATACACAGAAGCTCGATTCCTGATGTTGTGTATTAATGAGAAACTTTATTACCAGTAGGTGGCAGTAGCAGTCCAATAAACAAGAAATTTCCAGCCCATCGTAAAGAATCTTTGCATGGAGAACGGCAGACACTAATAGCATGGTAAAAATGCTGCTAGTGCTATTGTTCCTTTAACGCTGATGTTGGTTGTAGCCTTGCTCTTGTTTCATTGGCGTTTCTGTGTCTTTCCAGACTCTGACGTCCAAATCCAGATCAAAAGAATGAGAAGAAAGACTATGGAACTAGTCTTCAAAGTAGGGTTCTCACTGGTCATTGGTCTCTCATTGTTGACCTACTTCCTCATGGAACATCAAATGAAGCAAATGCCAGAGGCAGAGCAGACGGAGTTGGTTCATCAGGTCAAGGCTGTCGTGGGAAAGGAAATGCCTGCCGAACCGTCCAAGAGTTCAAATAAACTCATAAGGTGAGAGTACGGAGATGCCTATGTCCCCGACTACAATAGTTAGTGGGAGGTTGGACTCTGGATTCTGAACATGAAGCTGAATGATTCCAAATCAAAGAAGATGCAAGGCCAGTGCCATTTGCACCAAAACTTAACAAAACCCTCATTGGCTAAAATTTCATGGGACCAGTTCCAAATTTAGAACTGTTGCATAAAACTATGCTGTAAACTTTTCAAATAATTGAACAGGGCCCGACAAGGCACTTGCAAGTAAAGTAGCACAACATGGAAGACTATTTTGGAATTCTATGCACCCGATTCATGAAAGTACAAAATGTATTGTTTCTCTTTTTCCCCAGTAATCATGATCGTGATAGAATTCACCTTGCCATCGTAGCCTGCGGGGACGACAAGTATCTGGAAGAGTCTTTGGTGGCCCTCAAGTCCGCTGTGATCCTTGCAAGAAAAGATCTTTATTTCCATATATTTACAGATGATAGATTAAAGCCTTTATTTATTGAGAAGGTATGTCGTCACTTTTAAAAAGACTTGTGTCGGTCGAGGTGATCCTTTTATTAATTAGTTGAAGCAAAACTTTGGTCGATTTCTCATCACTGACAATGGCCCAATTCCAGCTCCAATTTCCGAGAAATAAAGCAGACGTGAAACACATTACAAGCGAAATCAACTTAAGCCACCAAGCACTTCGAGTACGTCGGCCTTGTTGACAGTGAAACAGAGAAGTATTGTTTTGACAAGTTATACCACAAATTACAGATTTTGTACCTGAAATCAattatagattaatccatacttgctgaAATGCATCATTGACCTGCCTCAAGCATCAGAGATCCTGCTTTCTGAAGGTAAATGAAAGATGTCTTCATTTTCAGATTGACACCTGGCCATCTCGTTTTCGCTCCAAAGTTAAGCTGACGTTATACCCGATTACCTACCCCAGTTATGTCAATTATGACGAATGGAAACGAATATTCAAAATGTGTGCAACACAAAGAATATTTTTACCAGTGAGTAACAACTCCTCCCCCACACTAAAAATTAGAAAGGGCATTGTAGTCCCATTGGTTGTTGTGTTGATGATGGTGGAGCCACTATCCACCATTCTGAACCTTATCCTGGTTGGGGTAAACCCTTATCCTGGTTATGGTAAACCCTTATCCTGGTTGGGATAACTTCAATTTTGTATTGGTTTCTAAGTCACCGGTATGCACCATTTTcaactcccactccgacttcaagtttgagagagaattatTAAGCAACAAGttcgatttgattgaaaattggtgcctaactgtTGTTGCACATAAGAACGTTCATCCCACCTTGGAGAAGGAAAACTCCCCGGAGAATGACACcttcaagtgcagagcaaacgctaaACAAGTAGCCCTGTACAATTACCCCGGTggctattttgaaaaaaacatttcacaGGCAACTGGAGTAAACTTATATGTCGGGCCAACCTAAACGTCCGCTTCTTTGAAAATTGCCCGAAATTATTTCGTGAGTCATGTATTAGTGTCCTGCTACTTAAAAATGAGTTCaaactgatatttttcttttcaggatATCCTGCCAAACATCGATTCTGTGATATACATCGACACGGACGTCCTCTTCATGCGGCCAATAGACGACCTCTGGGATCATTTCACCAAGTTCAACACGACTCAAATAGCAGCGCTGGCTCCCGAGTCAGAGGACAAGGCGACGGGATGGTACAATAGATTTGCGAGGCATCCGTATTATGGACCTCTTGGTAGGTTGGAAGTGCCTTAGGTAGGATGCCCTTTGACTGCTTCCAGATTTTGCACCGATCAAAGCGGTTTTGGTCACTGGTACCTacccataaccgctgaattcaaaacgatgCCTCGTTGGTGCACAGTGCATACATTTTGAAGTGCAGTTCATtctaaacccaggtgttatAGTATTGTAAACACGAGTAAGGCCTAAACTTGTCCATTGCCAAAAATAGCTCCCTTATTGGACTTTGTGGTAAATGTTTCTAGTGCATCTTGCAGGTGTAAACTCTGGTGTCATGTTGATGAATCTCACTGGGATGCGTGCCATGGGATGGGTGGAGAAAATGGTCGCCCATTTCCGCGAATACAAGTTAATGATTACGTGGGGTGACCAAGACCTGATTAATATACTCTTCCATTATCACCCAGGTGAGTAGAAGAAGCTTGGCTGCAGAATGCCTGGCAAATGCTTCAGTAAGCAAAGGGGTTTGGGTTGaggttaaagagtaagtagatgaGAGTCACAgtgcttttcattactgtagtcacagcaagcatttaaaacgacccagaaatTCCTGAGCAGATATCAGGTTGTATATGActtctatgggcccatttacgtttggctggccattcccgccaaaaaactgcactggtccatggaggccgccatttaTATCGTGTGATGTTGCAAAATTGTATGTCACGTCATATCGAGCTAAAATGCAGGCCAAAACCTAGGTGTCTCGCTGAGCTCCATCTGTGCCAAAACTGATGTGGCCAAAATGTTAAATATTATGGCATGTGTACAAGCACATCCTTGTATCAAAACATGGGTGGCAAGGGGTGTTTTTTCAGTTAGCACGGCATGTGCTATGGATGGCAAATAGATCAGCATCTTTCAGTCAAGCCCCGCAATAGGACCAGGACCAGGACAAACTTTGAGGTTGaggttaaagagtaagtagatgaGAGTCACAgtgcttttcattactgtagtcacagcaagcatttaaaacgacccagaaatTCCTGAGCAGATATCAGGTTGTATATGActtctatgggcccatttacgtttggctggccattcccgccaaaaaactgcactggtccatggaggccgccatttaTATCGTGTGATGTTGCAAAATTGTATGTCACGTCATATCGAGCTAAAATGCAGGCCAAAACCTAGGTGTCTCGCTGAGCTCCATCTGTGCCAAAACTGATGTGGCCAAAATGTTAAATATTATGGCATGTGTACAAGCACATCCTTGTATCAAAATATGGGTGGCAAGGGGTGTTTTTTCAGTTAGCACGGCATGTGCTATGGATGGCAAATAGATCAGCATCTTTCAGTCAAGCCCCGCTATAGTACCAGGACAAACATGTACTTCAAAAGGCCCCTTATTTTCAACTCTCTATTTATACTGAAATACCAAACTAGTAATATTTTTCCCCAAACTCAAGTTTATGCATCAGTACCAGTATAAAGGATTTTATATATGAGTGTACACCAGCAATTGGGGGTGGGGATGAAAATTATGCCAGCAAAGAGAGGGGTGGAAATTTGATATTGTTGTTCTCGGAGGGGTCTATCAAAAACTCAAGGTACGAAGATGCTCTACACATTTAATTGAGAGTGGCCCCCCTCTTGAGTCATTGACACCaaggtgtttcagaattcacctttACAGCATGAACAATTTCTAGATTTGCCAGCTAGTTTAGAGGTGGACTGACTCTTTCATATCTGTTGCTTTTCAGATAAATTGTATATCTTTCCGTGTGAGTGGAACTACCGAACAGACCACTGTATGTATATGAGTGTCTGTCGAAGTGCGGAGAAGACCGGGGTTATGATGCTCCATGGGAGTCGAGCAGCATTTCAGAACGACAAACAGCTGGCATTTAAAGCTGTTTATCAATCATTTAGAGATGTAAGTACATAACCGCGAGGTATAAGTTGGCAttgcagtgacgtcagtgagtaTCAATTGGGTGTTAAAGAGCGGAGTGACGTCTAACTGTATACCTTTCTCTGTGTCCTGCTGATTTGTGTGGGATTGTGGACAGCAGATCAGGCATTAGCGTTTCTCTCCAGTCTGAAACAAAAGTTTCTTCCATGAGTCTGGTGTTGTAGAACACCAATAAATAATGAACACTAGACTGAAAGGAACAATGATGAATTCATCTTTTGATTTGCTAACTGGAGCTCAAAGTTTTGGTTTGCATTTATTTAAGCCTGGGGAATGAAAATCCTAAACTAGACCAGTAGGCCTCGCCACAAAAAATGGCAGGAAACACGTGGCAATGCTTTACAACACATGTAGGCCGTACTGTATTGCCATATATCCCAAGAAAAATCAACTACCGGCCACAATGTAAGCTATATAGTAAGGGTGTGTATGTATTGTCCGCTAGCAGTCGATTGATTGccagttaaagggttaacttCGTCTTTGTGCTTTCAGCACCCATTTGATGCAGACCTTGAAAAACTTCTCGTGGCCATGGAAGTGAATCTGGAGTCGTCAAAGGGAACCCCTTGCCACAAGATCTCGCACATATTCTACAAGAAATTCCAAGAATACGTCACGGCAGGTCCGCCAATCCAAGAGCCAGTCGtagagaaaaaaaaagagaaatagTGGTGATATTTTCGGTTGTTATCACGGGATGTGAGAGTTGCTCTTCTTACATACggtatttttttggaaaaaatgatCCGTCCCGACTAATATGTCTTCCTCGAGATGCCTACCCGGTAATGATAAACTCGGGAAAAGAGCATAAAAAAGATCtgtgaaaaattattttctcgTGAACATGCCCGTCCTGATTCTATAATGTATTTCCAGTTTAATAGTCGAATACTCGAGGCCAAATTGTTTCTCAAAGTATCCAGCCATGTTCCATGTTAGCTGTTGATGAAATTGGTAGAGCAAAAACCCGAATTCTATAGTATTATCGCAGGCATCTACATACAGATGGGCTAAATCAGAACTTACACCAGTTTTCCACACCATTGCATTTTCCTTCTATAAAGGTGCTTGCTCCACCTAATGTCCAAGGAAATTGCAAATTTCCAATACTTGCATTTTCCTGAAGATTGCAAAAGGGTTTCGTGGTATGAATCATATGAGATGAAAGTTTTCGCTTGTTGTTATAGATTATTTTATACAACTACCAGAGTAGTTCATTGTTGTTACAGCTAGCCTCAGGGCTCATGGTATTTCATGGAAAAAGCTTCTACAAAATATTCGATGACTTTACCAATTTTCAAAATACTTCCAAAATTTAATGGTTATTGTGCAATAGAGTTGAAATTTTTGCACTTTTCAAGTTAGCATTTGATAGTACATTcgtgaaaacaatgaaaaaagaaaatgctCTTGAAAATTTCAGTTTACTGTATTTGTTGGCTATCGTATATGAAATGTATAGATATGCAACTGATTTTGTACTCATATTGGCCAATCTGAATTTATTCCTTTGTGTTTTCAGTGGATCTCGATACCCTAATTTTTAGGGGGACTTGAGGTAGGTGCTATGGGGTCAGATTGGTAGTCTTCAGTTGACTAGTATGCATAGTTAAGGGGCTGGGTTATTTTGGATTTGGCAATAATTATGTTCCTAGTACAAGCGTGGATAGGTTTgatatactgtgagataggagaggcCCCTATCAGCGACTATGTGtgacttaatctgacctacctggcacCTGCCTAGTTTACCTAtcaatcaaaatgagggtgtttATGGTGCCAGTATCCactaaagtgatcagtgacacTTAACATTATACGGAGCAAAGAGATAGGTTTCAAGTGACCCACCAATACAGCTTTAACTGGAACAAATAGTTATCAGGGTTACAACGGCACTATTTGCCATTTTGATTCGAAtgtaggtaaaataggtacaggtaaattaggtacgggtaaaacAGGTAtggtaaaataggtacgaggtaaaataggtacaggtaaagtaggtacaggtaaattagGTATGGGTAAATTAGGTATGGGTAAAATAGGTGCTAGGTAAAATAGATactgggtaaaataggtacacaaaaaatgaaacggccagggg contains the following coding sequences:
- the LOC135492063 gene encoding polycomb protein EED-like isoform X1, producing MSDHEDVVPAKKSRMSTTNTDSRDASGDEEDLVSVASTNISLDSSRSDTPTQLGRRRGKAKGKYKRCKLQYKCTNYLKEDHGQPIFGVQVNYNTKDGDPKLFATVGSNRVTIYECHDGGRVKLLQAYMDPDPEESFYCCAWTYDDVTYEPLLAVAGARGIVRILSTTTMQGIQHFVGHGNAINEIKVHPRDANLILSVSKDHALRLWNLKNDQCVAFFGGVDGHRAEVLSADFNIDGTKIVSCAMDHSLKIWNISKPQVQDAIKASYAFDKSSKDPFPVAGVHFPDFSTRDIHRNYVDCTRWLGKFILSKSCENRIVCWKPGTMHQKEVRPTDNTVTILHQFNYKECEIWFMRFSLDYHQKILALGNQVGRLYVWDLDVDDPTTARVTTLGHPKCITAIRQTHLSRDGDLLIAVADDGSIWRWDRIK
- the LOC135492063 gene encoding glucoside xylosyltransferase 2-like isoform X2, whose amino-acid sequence is MRRKTMELVFKVGFSLVIGLSLLTYFLMEHQMKQMPEAEQTELVHQVKAVVGKEMPAEPSKSSNKLISNHDRDRIHLAIVACGDDKYLEESLVALKSAVILARKDLYFHIFTDDRLKPLFIEKIDTWPSRFRSKVKLTLYPITYPSYVNYDEWKRIFKMCATQRIFLPDILPNIDSVIYIDTDVLFMRPIDDLWDHFTKFNTTQIAALAPESEDKATGWYNRFARHPYYGPLGVNSGVMLMNLTGMRAMGWVEKMVAHFREYKLMITWGDQDLINILFHYHPDKLYIFPCEWNYRTDHCMYMSVCRSAEKTGVMMLHGSRAAFQNDKQLAFKAVYQSFRDHPFDADLEKLLVAMEVNLESSKGTPCHKISHIFYKKFQEYVTAGPPIQEPVVEKKKEK